In Dermacentor albipictus isolate Rhodes 1998 colony chromosome 6, USDA_Dalb.pri_finalv2, whole genome shotgun sequence, the following proteins share a genomic window:
- the LOC135918697 gene encoding uncharacterized protein translates to MNPTTIALSVLVLAAVCLADSERRRDRADCSSSGTCAEKKSDLSAGEQAWLSERRQDKADCPSSGCAEKKHELSAGEKAWLSERRLDPADCTSSGCAEEKRELSDGEQGLNVPDRVQSTTHSVPVTPGQTHSPTHDSHQQDSSSPLLKVNFWLTLFISALVAALLS, encoded by the exons ATGAATCCCACGACGATCGCTCTGTCTGTTCTCGTCCTAGCCG CGGTTTGCTTGGCAGACTCGGAGCGGCGACGGGATCGGGCGGACTGCTCTTCCAGCGGGACGTGCGCCGAAAAG AAAAGTGATCTGTCGGCTGGCGAGCAAG CATGGCTCTCGGAGCGGCGGCAAGATAAGGCGGACTGCCCTTCCAGCGGGTGCGCCGAAAAG AAACACGAGCTGTCGGCTGGCGAGAAGG CATGGCTCTCGGAGCGGCGACTGGATCCGGCGGACTGCACTTCCAGCGGGTGCGCTGAAGAG AAACGTGAGCTGTCAGATGGCGAGCAgg GACTAAATGTGCCAGACAGGGTGCAGAGCACTACACATAGCGTTCCTGTCACGCCCGGGCAAACCCACTCGCCGACGCACGACAGCCACCAGCAGGATAGCAGCAGCCCGCTTCTCAAGGTCAACTTCTGGCTGACCCTGTTCATATCGGCGCTGGTGGCCGCGCTACTTTCGTGA
- the mRpL46 gene encoding large ribosomal subunit protein mL46 isoform X1, whose protein sequence is MALPSVMLVARAPGRLCRNTLCLLRTAYRNELALARSCSSAKGSSSGWDLVGAVALERKPVIMPELNALEKKYLEALRAIEVEGSLLSDHELQLLEDKKKRQDPEEGVTIKVQTAQDIEDEWTKKAKEFKPASRLTEADSKGDTRTTLRCLDQALLLVVNQQLGKGHRWILPQTLHANGETMRQTAERALTEVCGPALETFFLGNAPAGCYSYTYPPEFQKNGIQGAKVFFFKAQLKKGALSVSDLKKLTKADDFAWLTYRELSSKMLPRYCKAVQSFLMAPEETPYQHLLDRALSSITRQKSSITPEIPHESKSAAKAVKS, encoded by the exons ATGGCGCTGCCTAGCGTGATGCTCGTTGCCAGAGCGCCGGGCAGATTATGTAGGAACACGCTTTGCCTTCTGAGGACTGCGTACAGAAACGAATTAG CACTTGCTCGGTCCTGTTCATCAGCGAAAGGTTCCTCGTCTGGTTGGGACTTGGTTGGTGCGGTTGCTCTCGAGCGTAAGCCTGTAATCATGCCGGAGCTGAATGCTCTCGAGAAAAAGTACCTCGAAGCTCTGCGCGCCATTGAAGTGGAGGGAAGCCTACTCAGCGACCATGAGCTGCAGCTTCTCGA ggacaaaaagaaaaggcaagacCCTGAGGAAGGGGTTACCATCAAAGTCCAAACAGCGCAGGACATTGAAGATGAGTGGACCAAGAAGGCCAAAGAGTTCAAGCCTGCCTCACGGTTGACAG AGGCTGATTCGAAGGGGGACACGCGGACCACACTGCGCTGCCTCGACCAGGCGCTTCTGCTCGTCGTGAACCAACAGTTGGGCAAGGGCCATCGCTGGATCCTGCCACAGACACTCCATGCTAATGGTGAAACAATGCGACAG ACTGCTGAACGTGCGCTGACTGAAGTCTGCGGGCCAGCTTTGGAGACTTTCTTCCTTGGCAACGCACCTGCAGGTTGCTACAGTTACACGTATCCGCCTGAATTCCAAAAGAATGGCATCCAGGGGGCCAAG GTATTCTTCTTCAAGGCGCAGCTCAAGAAAGGTGCTTTGTCTGTCAGCGACTTGAAGAAGCTAACGAAGGCAGATGACTTTGCCTGGCTCACATACAGAGAGCTCAGTTCTAAGATGCTCCCAAGGTACTGCAAGGCTGTGCAGTCCTTCCTAATGGCCCCCGAAGAAACACCATACCAACACCTGCTTGACAGAGCTTTGTCTTCAATAACACGGCAAAAATCGAGCATCACACCAGAGATACCGCATGAAAGTAAATCCGCCGCAAAGGCTGTAAAAAGCTAA
- the mRpS34 gene encoding small ribosomal subunit protein mS34, producing the protein MPRIKYIGYPSPYVGKHLLWLLGNLKNFGVGRVVTRTGFERYPEPSYYVITKVVPYMDDANQYGDVWAETVYRGRRIGVVQLESPQVPDYKLVPKSEEGRLLSLPVADPVPKVLPRYLKMPPLMRIVAERDLKAKGIGDAEPKLQAVYTSSYLMTYRIAEEGEAPDVEHTDMRDYIAEKFRQGIKEI; encoded by the coding sequence ATGCCTCGCATCAAGTACATTGGCTATCCGTCCCCGTACGTCGGCAAGCACTTGCTCTGGCTACTGGGCAACCTCAAGAACTTCGGCGTCGGACGCGTCGTCACGCGCACCGGTTTCGAGCGCTACCCGGAGCCGTCGTACTACGTGATCACGAAGGTCGTGCCGTACATGGACGACGCCAACCAGTACGGCGACGTGTGGGCCGAAACCGTGTACCGCGGCCGCCGCATCGGGGTCGTTCAGCTCGAGTCGCCTCAGGTGCCCGACTACAAGTTGGTGCCCAAGAGCGAAGAAGGCCGACTCCTGTCGCTTCCGGTCGCGGACCCCGTGCCCAAGGTCCTGCCCCGCTACCTCAAGATGCCGCCGTTGATGCGCATAGTCGCCGAGCGAGACCTTAAGGCTAAGGGTATCGGCGACGCGGAGCCAAAGTTGCAGGCCGTCTACACCAGCTCCTACTTGATGACCTATCGCATCGCGGAGGAAGGGGAAGCGCCGGACGTCGAACACACCGACATGAGGGATTACATCGCCGAAAAGTTTCGACAGGGCATAAAGGAAATTTAG
- the mRpL46 gene encoding large ribosomal subunit protein mL46 isoform X2 — translation MPELNALEKKYLEALRAIEVEGSLLSDHELQLLEDKKKRQDPEEGVTIKVQTAQDIEDEWTKKAKEFKPASRLTEADSKGDTRTTLRCLDQALLLVVNQQLGKGHRWILPQTLHANGETMRQTAERALTEVCGPALETFFLGNAPAGCYSYTYPPEFQKNGIQGAKVFFFKAQLKKGALSVSDLKKLTKADDFAWLTYRELSSKMLPRYCKAVQSFLMAPEETPYQHLLDRALSSITRQKSSITPEIPHESKSAAKAVKS, via the exons ATGCCGGAGCTGAATGCTCTCGAGAAAAAGTACCTCGAAGCTCTGCGCGCCATTGAAGTGGAGGGAAGCCTACTCAGCGACCATGAGCTGCAGCTTCTCGA ggacaaaaagaaaaggcaagacCCTGAGGAAGGGGTTACCATCAAAGTCCAAACAGCGCAGGACATTGAAGATGAGTGGACCAAGAAGGCCAAAGAGTTCAAGCCTGCCTCACGGTTGACAG AGGCTGATTCGAAGGGGGACACGCGGACCACACTGCGCTGCCTCGACCAGGCGCTTCTGCTCGTCGTGAACCAACAGTTGGGCAAGGGCCATCGCTGGATCCTGCCACAGACACTCCATGCTAATGGTGAAACAATGCGACAG ACTGCTGAACGTGCGCTGACTGAAGTCTGCGGGCCAGCTTTGGAGACTTTCTTCCTTGGCAACGCACCTGCAGGTTGCTACAGTTACACGTATCCGCCTGAATTCCAAAAGAATGGCATCCAGGGGGCCAAG GTATTCTTCTTCAAGGCGCAGCTCAAGAAAGGTGCTTTGTCTGTCAGCGACTTGAAGAAGCTAACGAAGGCAGATGACTTTGCCTGGCTCACATACAGAGAGCTCAGTTCTAAGATGCTCCCAAGGTACTGCAAGGCTGTGCAGTCCTTCCTAATGGCCCCCGAAGAAACACCATACCAACACCTGCTTGACAGAGCTTTGTCTTCAATAACACGGCAAAAATCGAGCATCACACCAGAGATACCGCATGAAAGTAAATCCGCCGCAAAGGCTGTAAAAAGCTAA